The following are encoded in a window of Carya illinoinensis cultivar Pawnee chromosome 15, C.illinoinensisPawnee_v1, whole genome shotgun sequence genomic DNA:
- the LOC122296277 gene encoding uncharacterized protein LOC122296277 yields the protein MACQSLSTTTWKTKTRCQDSASKISCYFHKPSSMFHFFATIPNQHNKLQPFTACSLGPSSSQTPTSSSSCNSKRSASSSCSSCSTSYAATFRHVRSKTSAENERKHDLSFSVVHVDDSSILKQMIKKARAQNPLKVGLKLLARKRPLWRKFWFSSKKIRSIIMLNVITVIFASNIPVVKDVETSMDAATFSAVRFVVSAIPFLPFVFHARDDIKTRNAGMELGLWVSLGYLIEAVGLLTADAGRASFISLFTVIVVPLLDGLLGAIVPARTWFGVLMSSVGIAMLECSGSPPSVGDLLNFLSAIFFGIHMLRTEHISRNTKKENFLALLGYEVCVVALLSTIWVLIGGWFDGVNGYNQSSWTWTELWDWTVAFPWIAALYTGVFSTGLCLWVEIAAMRDVSATETAIIYGLEPLWGAGFAWFLLGERWGTIGWIGAALVLGGSLMVQILGSLPPNEANETEQATRKDLLLVSEKQKLQNGLSTSPVVVRKDVMDMFK from the exons atggcttgcCAATCATTATCAACAACAACATGGAAGACAAAAACAAGATGTCAAGACTCTGCTTCCAAAATCTCATGCTACTTTCATAAACCTTCCTCCATGTTCCACTTCTTTGCCACCATTCCCAACCAGCATAATAAACTGCAACCTTTTACCGCTTGCTCATTGGGCCCCTCCTCATCACAAACACccacctcttcttcttcttgtaatTCTAAAAGATCTGcatcttcttcttgttcttcttgttcTACTTCTTATGCAGCTACTTTTAGGCACGTAAGGAGCAAGACATCTGCagagaatgaaaggaaacatGATTTGAGTTTCTCAGTTGTTCATGTTGATGATTCCAGTATATTGAAGCAGATGATAAAGAAAGCTAGGGCTCAGAATCCTTTGAAGGTGGGATTGAAATTGCTTGCTAGAAAGCGGCCTTTGTGGCGGAAATTTTGGTTTTCATCCAAGAAGATAAGGAGCATTATCATGCTAAATGTCATCACTGTTATCTTTG CAAGCAACATTCCAGTTGTGAAAGATGTTGAAACTAGCATGGATGCAGCAACGTTCTCTGCAGTGCGATTTGTTGTGTCAGCCATCCCATTTTTGCCATTTGTCTTTCATGCTCGAGATGACATCAAGACCCGCAATGCAGGGATGGAGTTGGGATTGTGGGTGAGTTTAGGGTACCTTATTGAGGCAGTTGGTCTACTTACAGCTGATGCAGGGCGTGCATCATTCATTTCTTTGTTTACG GTTATTGTGGTACCATTGCTTGATGGCCTCTTAGGAGCAATTGTACCTGCCCGTACATGGTTTGGAGTTCTCATGTCCTCTGTTGGGATTGCTATGCTGGAATGCAGTGGATCTCCTCCGAGT GTTGGAGatcttttgaactttttgagtgcaattttttttggaattcaCATGCTTCGAACCGAACATATATCAAGAAACACAAAGAAAGAGAACTTCTTAGCACTTCTTGGATACGAG GTGTGTGTAGTTGCCCTGTTATCCACAATCTGGGTTTTAATTGGAGGATGGTTTGATGGTGTGAATGGCTATAACCAATCATCATGGACATGGACAGAACTATGGGATTGGACTGTTGCATTTCCATGGATAGCTGCTCTTTATACCGGCGTATTCTCAACCGGATTGTGCCTGTGGGTAGAG ATTGCAGCCATGCGTGATGTTTCCGCAACAGAAACAGCCATAATTTATGGGCTGGAGCCACTGTGGGGTGCAGGTTTTGCTTGGTTTCTCCTTGGGGAAAGGTGGGGTACAATTGGATGGATTGGAGCTGCTCTTGTCCTTG GTGGAAGCTTAATGGTACAGATATTAGGATCTTTACCACCCAACGAAGCTAATGAAACTGAACAGGCTACTCGAAAAGATCTCCTGCTAGTTTCAGAAaagcaaaaactccaaaatggTCTCTCCACTTCACCAGTTGTTGTAAGAAAGGATGTAATGGATATGTTCAAGTGA
- the LOC122296278 gene encoding phosphomethylethanolamine N-methyltransferase-like, translating into MDAIQEQEREMQKSYWIEHSADLTVEAMMLDSKASDLDKEERPEVLSLLPPYDGKEVLELGAGIGRFTGELAQRAGHLLALDFMESVIKKNESINGHYKNVKFMCADVTSPDLKISEQSVDLIFSNWLLMYLSDQEVEDLAEKMVKWLKVGGFIFFRESCFHQSGDSKRKYNPTHYREPRFYTKVFKECHLHDGKGNSFELTLVGCKCIGAYVRNKKNQNQICWIWQKISSQDDRGFQRFLDNVQYKSNGILRYERVFGKGFVSTGGIGTTKEFVQKLELKPGQNVLDVGCGIGGGDFYMAENFDVDVVGIDLSINMISFALERAIGLKCSVEFEVADCTKKTYPENTFDVIYSRDTILHIQDKPALFRSFYKWLKPGGKILISDYCKSAGTPSPEFTEYIRQRGYDLHGVEAYGQMLHDAGFEEVIAEDRTDQFIHVLQQELNAVEKDKDAFICDFSEEDYNEIVDGWKAKLIRSSSGEQRWGLFIAKKK; encoded by the exons ATGGATGCTATTCAAG AACAAGAGCGTGAGATGCAGAAGAGCTACTGGATTGAGCACTCTGCGGATTTGACCGTCGAGGCTATGATGCTCGACTCCAAAGCCTCCGATCTTGACAAAGAAGAGCGACCTGAG GTACTTTCACTGCTCCCGCCGTATGATGGCAAAGAAGTTTTGGAACTTGGAGCAGGTATTGGTCGTTTTACCGGTGAGTTAGCTCAGAGGGCTGGTCACCTTCTTGCTTTGGACTTCATGGAGAGTGTAATAAAGAAG AATGAGAGCATTAATGGACATTACAAGAATGTCAAGTTTATGTGTGCGGATGTGACATCCCCGGACTTGAAAATATCTGAACAATCAGTGGACTTGATATTCTCCAATTGGCTACTTATGTATCTTTCCGATCAAGAG GTGGAGGATTTAGCTGAAAAAATGGTCAAGTGGCTGAAGGTTGGtgggtttattttctttagagAGTCTTGTTTCCACCAATCAGGAGACAGCAAGCGAAAGTACAACCCAACCCACTACCGGGAGCCCCGATTTTATACAAAG GTCTTTAAAGAATGCCATTTGCATGATGGTAAAGGAAATTCATTTGAACTCACTCTTGTTGGCTGCAAATGTATTGGAGCTTATGTGCGAAACAAAAAGAATCAGAACCAG ATTTGCTGGATATGGCAAAAGATCAGTTCACAGGATGACAGGGGTTTCCAGAGGTTCTTAGACAATGTTCAGTATAAATCCAATGGCATTTTACGTTATGAGCGTGTCTTTGGGAAAGGTTTTGTGAGCACAGGAGGAATAG GTACAACTAAAGAATTTGTGCAAAAGTTGGAACTAAAGCCTGGCCAGAACGTCTTAGATGTTGGATGTGGCATTGGGGGAGGTGACTTCTATATGGCTGAGAACTTTGATGTCGACGTGGTTGGGATCGATCTGTCCATAAATATGATTTCTTTTGCTCTTGAGCGTGCTATCGGTTTGAAATGCTCGGTCGAATTTGAAGTTGCTGATTGCACTAAGAAAACATATCCTGAAAACACATTTGATGTGATATATAGCCGTGACACTATTTTGCACATTCAA GACAAACCTGCATTGTTCAGATCCTTCTACAAGTGGTTGAAGCCTGGGGGTAAAATTCTTATCAGTGATTACTGCAAGAGTGCTGGAACTCCATCACCAGAATTTACTGAATATATTAGGCAAAGAGGGTATGATCTCCATGGTGTTGAAGCATATGGTCAG ATGCTTCATGATGCTGGTTTTGAGGAGGTCATTGCAGAGGATCGTACTGATCAG TTCATACACGTGCTGCAGCAGGAATTGAATGCTGTTGAGAAGGACAAGGATGCATTCATCTGCGACTTTTCTGAA GAGGACTACAATGAAATTGTTGATGGATGGAAGGCGAAGCTTATAAGGAGTTCTTCTGGCGAGCAGAGGTGGGGCCTGTTCATTGCCAAGAAGAAATGA